A stretch of Argiope bruennichi chromosome 10, qqArgBrue1.1, whole genome shotgun sequence DNA encodes these proteins:
- the LOC129989465 gene encoding U24-ctenitoxin-Pn1a-like, producing MNSFYFFIVVSCCLVGAFAASDCEEHRQRELNSKIKTKLIPECEDNGDYKALQCFEGSKFCMCWRPDGSHITDPSVAIKTCKCHVHRDNEITKSQKGLVGNFIPECNNSGTYAKKQCHASTGYCWCSDEDGNKIGQEVRGQLNC from the exons ATGAATTCCTTCTACTTCTTTATTGTCGTCTCCTGCTGCCTGGTTGGCGCCTTTGCCGCCAGTGACTGCGAGGAACACAGACAGAGGGAGCTCAACTCCAAGATCAAGACGAAGCTCATCCCAGAGTGTGAAGACAACGGCGATTACAAGGCCCTCCAGTGCTTCGAAGGTTCCAAGTTCTGTATGTGCTGGAGACCAGACGGATCGCACATCACTGATCCATCCGTCGCCATCAAGACTTGCAAATGTCACGTTCACAGAGACAACGAAATCACCAAAT CCCAGAAAGGACTGGTGGGCAACTTCATTCCCGAGTGCAACAACAGCGGCACCTACGCCAAGAAGCAGTGCCACGCATCCACCGGATACTGCTGGTGCTCGGACGAGGACGGAAACAAGATCGGTCAGGAAGTGAGAGGCCAACTCAACTGCTGA